One region of Gilliamella sp. ESL0405 genomic DNA includes:
- a CDS encoding IclR family transcriptional regulator has protein sequence MSSQKQQSTLDNALTLLEIISHYSSGISLAEIVKLSRMAKTTVFRILDILKKRQYLSYDAATEKYFLDVKAFQLGVKGLMNISLVGVSIPFLKKLAAILNETCFLAVYHDGSVIYLYKAEGELAVKTNSHIGSRMPVYCTGLGKALLAYQPLVEINKVLSRPLVQFTSKTVVDREAIHNSLAKVCIDGYSMDDEEVEEGLTCIAVPIFIKQNKVVGAISVAGSSFRIIQKKAMIIHELKNIAASISVELKKKN, from the coding sequence ATGTCATCTCAAAAACAGCAATCCACCTTAGATAATGCCCTAACATTGCTCGAAATTATTAGCCATTATTCTTCGGGGATTTCGCTGGCAGAAATTGTTAAACTCAGTCGAATGGCAAAAACCACGGTATTTAGAATCTTAGATATATTAAAAAAAAGACAGTACTTGAGTTATGACGCTGCCACAGAAAAATATTTTTTAGATGTCAAAGCCTTTCAATTAGGTGTGAAAGGATTAATGAATATCTCTTTAGTTGGGGTATCGATTCCTTTTTTAAAAAAGCTGGCTGCAATACTCAACGAAACCTGTTTTTTAGCGGTTTATCATGACGGCAGTGTGATTTATTTATACAAAGCTGAAGGTGAGCTGGCGGTTAAAACTAACTCCCATATTGGTAGCCGAATGCCGGTATACTGCACCGGTTTAGGAAAAGCATTATTAGCCTATCAACCATTAGTTGAAATTAACAAGGTGTTAAGTCGCCCATTGGTTCAATTCACCAGTAAAACGGTTGTTGATCGTGAAGCCATACACAACAGTTTAGCTAAAGTGTGCATCGACGGTTACTCAATGGATGATGAAGAAGTAGAAGAGGGATTAACCTGCATTGCTGTTCCAATCTTTATTAAACAAAATAAGGTGGTTGGAGCAATCAGCGTTGCCGGCTCTTCTTTTCGAATAATCCAGAAAAAGGCAATGATTATTCATGAACTGAAAAATATTGCCGCATCGATATCCGTTGAATTAAAGAAGAAAAATTAA
- a CDS encoding IclR family transcriptional regulator: MTQKETTSAIDKAIAVLDVISDCAAGVTINQMIGATKLNKMIIKKILKTLLDREYVFYDAKSEKYTLGFKSLELGISSLVNVNIVDVVIPFVKSLSNTINETCFLGVYNSGNVVYLYKSEGNNAIHTSSNLGHMRPAYCTGLGRILLAHQSTEEIDRILHSPLPQYTAKTITDPNKLNQLLTKVRQENIAYDWEEVEEGLVCVASGIFNYSNDVVAALSIAGPSHRMQNQIEKCACLLQETTNAISRRLGYIPSSS; encoded by the coding sequence ATGACCCAAAAAGAGACAACTTCAGCAATTGATAAAGCCATTGCTGTGTTAGATGTGATTAGTGATTGCGCAGCAGGTGTCACCATTAACCAAATGATTGGCGCAACAAAACTCAATAAAATGATAATAAAAAAGATTTTAAAAACCTTACTTGATAGAGAGTATGTGTTTTATGATGCCAAATCAGAAAAGTACACTTTAGGTTTTAAATCGTTAGAGTTAGGCATATCAAGTTTAGTCAATGTTAATATTGTTGATGTGGTTATCCCTTTTGTAAAATCACTATCGAACACCATTAATGAGACCTGTTTTTTAGGCGTTTACAATAGTGGAAATGTGGTTTATTTATATAAAAGCGAAGGGAATAACGCCATTCATACCAGCTCAAATTTAGGGCATATGCGACCAGCATACTGCACCGGCTTAGGTCGTATATTACTTGCTCACCAATCGACCGAAGAAATTGACCGTATTTTACATTCCCCTTTACCGCAATATACCGCAAAAACTATCACTGACCCCAATAAACTCAATCAACTATTAACTAAAGTTCGGCAGGAAAATATCGCTTACGATTGGGAAGAGGTTGAAGAGGGGTTAGTCTGCGTCGCATCCGGTATTTTCAATTATAGTAACGATGTGGTGGCGGCATTAAGTATTGCAGGCCCTAGTCATCGCATGCAAAATCAGATAGAAAAGTGTGCCTGTTTATTGCAAGAGACAACTAACGCAATTTCCCGTCGATTAGGCTATATACCCTCATCATCATAA
- a CDS encoding sugar kinase yields MMTINIAVIGECMIELSIKGNVTNRSFGGDTLNTATYLARLLANNQANIHYVTALGSDPFSQEMLQQWQQERIHTQLIQQIDNKMPGLYAIVTDDCGERSFYYWRNDAAARFWLKTAQTASICQQIATFDYIYLSGISIAILDEHSIDRLIELLESFKANGGKVIFDNNYRPRLWRTQEYAKNVYSKILSYTDIAFLTQDDETLLWGDNDYQDSILRSQKLGISEIIIKRGSESCIVVTDKERVELPANVIAQQNIVDTTAAGDSFSAGYLSVRLTGGSIQAAIKQGHDLAGEVIQHRGAIIPSCAMRHLTLMPNNQ; encoded by the coding sequence ATGATGACAATAAATATAGCCGTAATTGGCGAATGTATGATTGAACTGTCGATTAAAGGCAACGTAACCAACAGAAGTTTTGGCGGGGATACTTTAAATACGGCAACTTATCTAGCCCGGTTGTTGGCGAATAATCAAGCCAATATTCACTATGTGACAGCACTAGGCAGCGATCCTTTTAGTCAAGAGATGTTACAGCAATGGCAACAAGAGCGGATCCACACTCAGCTTATCCAACAAATCGATAATAAAATGCCGGGTTTATATGCCATTGTGACCGATGATTGTGGCGAGCGTTCATTCTATTATTGGCGCAATGATGCAGCAGCAAGATTCTGGCTTAAAACAGCGCAAACCGCCTCGATTTGCCAGCAAATTGCCACCTTTGATTATATCTATTTAAGTGGCATCAGTATTGCGATTCTTGATGAGCATAGCATCGACAGGCTGATCGAGCTTTTAGAAAGCTTTAAAGCCAATGGCGGTAAAGTGATTTTTGATAATAACTATCGCCCTCGACTATGGCGCACTCAAGAGTATGCAAAAAACGTCTATTCAAAAATCTTGTCTTATACCGATATCGCATTTTTAACTCAAGATGATGAAACCCTGCTTTGGGGAGATAATGATTATCAAGATAGTATTTTGCGCAGTCAAAAACTCGGCATTAGTGAAATCATTATTAAACGGGGCAGCGAAAGTTGTATTGTCGTCACCGATAAGGAGCGAGTCGAGTTGCCGGCAAATGTGATTGCTCAACAAAATATTGTGGATACCACAGCGGCTGGAGATTCGTTTAGTGCCGGCTACTTATCTGTCAGGCTGACGGGCGGATCGATTCAAGCGGCGATTAAGCAAGGGCACGATCTGGCTGGCGAAGTGATTCAGCACCGTGGCGCAATTATCCCTTCTTGTGCCATGCGTCATTTAACATTAATGCCAAATAACCAATGA
- a CDS encoding YhcH/YjgK/YiaL family protein, whose product MIIGNIEHLDLVPYLPEKLRQAIETVKQQVNDKTDNGRYVIDEDNVFYMVSETLSRTQEVGQYEYHAKYIDIQIVLSGQEGMAVSTLPPHTEVIEDRLVNGDIAFVKAPNEETLFVLQPNDFVIFYPHEVHKPLCIVAGKAEKIRKVVVKVAID is encoded by the coding sequence ATGATTATTGGCAATATTGAACATCTTGATTTAGTGCCTTATTTACCTGAAAAACTAAGACAAGCCATTGAGACAGTTAAACAACAAGTGAACGATAAGACCGATAACGGTCGCTACGTAATCGATGAGGATAATGTTTTTTATATGGTGTCTGAAACACTATCACGCACGCAAGAAGTCGGGCAATACGAGTATCATGCAAAATATATTGATATTCAAATTGTGTTATCCGGTCAAGAAGGCATGGCAGTATCAACACTTCCGCCCCATACTGAGGTGATCGAAGACCGGTTAGTTAACGGAGATATCGCCTTTGTTAAAGCACCAAATGAAGAGACGCTATTTGTACTGCAACCGAATGACTTTGTTATCTTCTATCCGCATGAAGTGCATAAACCACTTTGTATTGTGGCTGGCAAGGCAGAAAAAATCCGTAAAGTGGTGGTAAAAGTCGCAATCGATTAA
- a CDS encoding SDR family oxidoreductase, translating into MKNKNPFDLTGKNAIVTGASRGIGKSLALSLANAGANIIIIDVCRDEQTEQEIKSYQVSCETFIFDLANFEQYQSLISTIIEKYQHIDILINNAGIQRRHPAATFPKADWDLVIDINMNAVFFMCQQVGRHMLERGYGKIVNIASLLAFQGGFTIPAYTAAKSAVSGFSKSLSNEWASKGITINCIAPGYIATEMNTALMNDETRNRQILERIPAGRWGDPQDLGGAAVFLSSSASDYINGFTLAVDGGWLGR; encoded by the coding sequence ATGAAAAATAAAAATCCCTTTGATTTAACAGGCAAAAATGCCATTGTAACTGGTGCTTCTCGTGGTATTGGAAAATCGTTAGCGCTCAGTTTGGCCAACGCCGGGGCAAATATTATTATTATTGATGTTTGCCGTGATGAACAAACCGAACAAGAAATAAAAAGCTATCAAGTATCGTGTGAAACCTTTATTTTTGATTTGGCAAACTTTGAACAGTACCAAAGCTTGATTTCAACCATTATCGAAAAATATCAACATATTGATATATTGATCAATAATGCCGGCATTCAACGGCGTCACCCTGCTGCGACCTTCCCTAAAGCGGATTGGGATCTTGTGATTGATATCAATATGAATGCGGTATTTTTTATGTGCCAACAAGTTGGCCGACATATGTTAGAACGAGGCTACGGTAAAATTGTCAATATTGCCTCGTTACTTGCCTTTCAAGGGGGATTCACTATCCCGGCTTATACCGCAGCGAAGTCGGCGGTGTCCGGCTTTTCTAAATCGTTATCCAATGAGTGGGCATCAAAAGGGATCACCATTAACTGTATTGCACCGGGTTATATTGCCACTGAAATGAATACTGCATTAATGAATGATGAAACCCGTAATCGTCAAATCTTAGAACGTATCCCCGCTGGGCGCTGGGGCGATCCGCAAGATTTGGGCGGCGCAGCGGTGTTTTTATCATCTTCAGCTTCTGATTATATTAATGGATTTACCTTGGCCGTTGACGGTGGTTGGTTAGGTCGATAA
- a CDS encoding zinc-binding dehydrogenase translates to MKAIIYKSPNEVVCEQIDKPVLNDNEVLIKVSHAGICGSDLNIYLGVHPRAKAPLVMGHEFSGYIVDGDDQLPTGTKVCVRPLISCGQCSPCQSGNSHVCQTLKLYGIDTAGGMAEYVKVDRRKVHVLPDDMPMDLGAFVEPLAVGIHAVSRTPFKIGDSVVVFGAGTIGLCVASVLQHAGAKQVIVIETNDFRINLAKELGFTVINPKQEDVLKTVLNLTHNVGADIVYDCAAHPQVALQLTDLVKVQGTIEIVGSYKKPTEFKLLDIEFKELNIIGTRVYQARDFDTAIALINKGFPYKKLLTILPPEQAKAGFANALVGENVIKTLFKFSD, encoded by the coding sequence ATGAAAGCAATCATATATAAAAGCCCAAATGAAGTGGTTTGTGAACAAATTGACAAGCCGGTTTTGAACGACAATGAAGTCTTAATCAAAGTAAGCCATGCCGGCATTTGTGGTTCGGATTTAAATATTTATTTAGGTGTTCATCCAAGAGCCAAAGCGCCATTAGTTATGGGGCATGAGTTTTCCGGTTACATTGTTGACGGTGATGATCAGCTGCCGACCGGTACCAAAGTCTGCGTCCGTCCGCTGATCTCCTGCGGTCAGTGTAGCCCTTGTCAATCCGGAAACAGTCATGTTTGCCAAACACTAAAACTTTATGGCATTGATACCGCTGGCGGTATGGCTGAGTATGTCAAAGTCGATCGCCGGAAAGTGCATGTCTTGCCCGATGATATGCCCATGGATTTAGGAGCATTTGTCGAGCCACTGGCGGTCGGTATTCATGCGGTGTCAAGAACGCCATTTAAAATCGGTGACTCGGTTGTGGTGTTTGGTGCCGGTACTATTGGGCTTTGTGTGGCAAGCGTTTTACAACACGCTGGCGCTAAACAAGTGATTGTCATTGAAACGAATGATTTTCGCATAAATTTAGCCAAAGAGCTTGGTTTTACCGTGATTAATCCTAAACAAGAAGATGTGTTAAAAACGGTGTTAAACCTTACCCATAATGTTGGTGCTGACATTGTTTATGACTGCGCAGCACACCCTCAAGTTGCTTTGCAATTAACCGATCTGGTTAAAGTGCAAGGTACTATCGAGATTGTCGGCTCTTATAAAAAACCGACCGAATTTAAGTTACTCGATATCGAATTTAAAGAACTTAATATTATCGGGACTCGAGTTTATCAGGCAAGAGATTTTGATACAGCGATTGCCTTGATAAATAAAGGTTTCCCCTATAAAAAACTATTAACTATATTGCCTCCAGAACAAGCCAAAGCAGGTTTTGCTAATGCATTAGTGGGCGAAAATGTGATTAAAACACTGTTTAAATTTAGTGATTAA
- a CDS encoding C-terminal binding protein produces the protein MKIYITDCDHESMAIEKAIFAEQGIDFEILNITQPDDIVRDCQDADALILQYATISDKVLSSLKKLKGVVRYGVGVNTIDIQSATKNNVAVCNVPDYGTNEVADHALALIMALARKLPLLTSDTKNAIWAYEKAIPIYRLQEQTAGIIGLGRIGLSLAKKLHGIGLKVIGFDPLAKQEDLPDFIEIVSLQTLLSQSDIISLNLPLVKQTQNLISHQEFSMMKKNCYLVNTARGGIVNEQALYQALVTNTIAGAALDVFEQEPPTDRALFALDNFIATPHAAWYSEQSQQDLKRKAAQEAIRLAKGEQPLYCLNR, from the coding sequence ATGAAGATTTATATAACAGATTGTGATCATGAATCAATGGCGATAGAAAAAGCCATTTTTGCCGAGCAGGGAATCGATTTTGAGATACTTAACATTACTCAACCCGATGATATTGTTCGAGATTGTCAGGATGCTGATGCGCTGATTTTACAATATGCCACCATTTCAGATAAGGTTTTAAGTTCGTTAAAAAAATTAAAAGGCGTTGTCCGTTATGGCGTAGGGGTGAATACCATTGATATACAGTCAGCAACCAAAAATAATGTTGCCGTTTGTAATGTGCCGGATTATGGCACCAATGAGGTTGCTGATCATGCTTTAGCTCTGATTATGGCTTTAGCCAGAAAATTACCTTTACTCACCAGTGACACCAAAAATGCAATTTGGGCTTATGAAAAAGCGATACCTATTTACCGCTTACAAGAACAGACCGCCGGTATTATTGGCTTAGGTCGAATAGGTTTATCGTTAGCGAAAAAATTGCATGGTATAGGTTTGAAGGTGATCGGTTTTGATCCGCTGGCAAAACAAGAAGATCTGCCTGATTTTATTGAAATTGTTAGCTTACAGACGCTGTTAAGCCAATCGGATATTATTTCGCTCAATCTGCCACTGGTTAAACAGACCCAAAACTTGATTAGTCATCAAGAGTTTTCGATGATGAAAAAAAATTGCTATCTCGTTAACACTGCACGAGGCGGCATTGTCAATGAACAAGCGCTTTATCAAGCTTTAGTGACAAACACTATTGCCGGCGCTGCGCTCGATGTGTTTGAGCAAGAGCCACCGACTGATAGGGCACTATTTGCACTCGATAACTTTATCGCGACCCCGCACGCTGCCTGGTATTCAGAGCAATCACAGCAAGATCTAAAACGCAAAGCCGCTCAAGAGGCGATTCGATTGGCGAAAGGTGAACAGCCTTTGTATTGTTTAAATCGATAA
- the kdgT gene encoding 2-keto-3-deoxygluconate transporter, with protein sequence MKIKKFIDRVPGGLMLIPLFLGALCNTFFPGGGKYLGSFTNGLISGTVPILAVWFFCMGASIELKATGMMLRKSGVLVVTKIATAWVVALIAGTFWTNGYMVEGGIFAGFSIIALVASMDMTNGGLYAALMNQYGTKEEAGAFVLMSLESGPLMTMVILGTSGVASFEPRLFIGAVLPFLIGFLLGNLDSDLRKLFGSAVQTLIPFFAFALGNSIKLQVIFETGLAGILLGLLVIVITGVPLILADKFLGKGNGTAGVAASSSAGAAVATPLLIAEMVPEFAPVASAATAMVATSVIVTSVVVPIITSIWAKKFGISEAKQTIDTDLLTSAKNE encoded by the coding sequence ATGAAAATAAAAAAATTTATAGATCGCGTACCCGGTGGATTAATGCTGATCCCACTGTTTCTTGGTGCATTGTGTAATACCTTTTTTCCCGGCGGGGGCAAATATTTAGGATCATTTACCAATGGCTTAATCTCCGGAACGGTACCTATTTTGGCTGTTTGGTTTTTCTGTATGGGCGCATCGATAGAGCTGAAAGCGACCGGCATGATGTTAAGAAAATCCGGCGTTTTAGTGGTGACCAAAATTGCCACAGCCTGGGTCGTTGCGCTGATTGCCGGCACATTCTGGACCAATGGTTATATGGTAGAAGGGGGCATCTTTGCCGGTTTTTCAATTATTGCCTTAGTTGCTTCAATGGATATGACTAATGGCGGATTATATGCCGCACTGATGAATCAATATGGCACCAAAGAAGAAGCCGGCGCTTTTGTTCTTATGTCTCTCGAGTCAGGACCTTTAATGACAATGGTGATTTTAGGGACATCTGGCGTGGCTTCATTCGAGCCTAGACTATTTATCGGGGCGGTGTTGCCATTTTTAATTGGCTTTTTATTAGGCAATTTAGATTCCGATCTACGCAAATTATTTGGTAGTGCTGTGCAAACTCTCATTCCGTTTTTTGCCTTTGCGCTAGGTAATAGCATCAAACTGCAAGTTATTTTTGAGACAGGCTTAGCCGGTATTTTATTAGGATTATTAGTGATAGTGATAACCGGCGTGCCGCTTATCTTAGCCGACAAATTCTTAGGTAAAGGTAATGGTACCGCCGGGGTGGCGGCCTCGAGTTCGGCCGGGGCTGCGGTTGCCACACCGTTATTAATTGCCGAAATGGTACCGGAATTTGCCCCGGTAGCATCAGCTGCTACCGCTATGGTTGCCACCAGTGTGATTGTGACATCGGTTGTTGTGCCAATTATTACTTCAATTTGGGCTAAAAAGTTTGGAATAAGCGAGGCTAAACAAACTATTGATACCGATTTGCTTACGTCAGCAAAAAATGAATAG
- a CDS encoding nuclear transport factor 2 family protein, translated as MKKILTMVLLLVLSVSQSFAATPNQTTVEQTVESLRLAMLNADKAQLEQLASTNLSYGHSNAMVENKAEFVEAIVSGRSGFTTLAFQDQSIITDGDTAIVRHTFVADTNNSGIIGKVKIGVMLVFKNADGEWKLLARQAYKLPQ; from the coding sequence ATGAAAAAAATATTAACAATGGTATTATTGCTGGTGTTATCTGTCAGTCAAAGTTTTGCTGCAACACCTAATCAAACCACTGTCGAACAAACCGTTGAAAGCTTGCGCTTAGCTATGTTAAATGCCGATAAAGCACAGTTAGAACAGCTTGCTTCAACCAATTTAAGCTATGGTCATTCCAATGCAATGGTTGAAAACAAGGCCGAATTTGTCGAGGCGATTGTCAGCGGCCGATCAGGATTTACCACCCTTGCTTTTCAAGATCAGTCTATCATCACTGACGGTGATACAGCGATTGTACGCCATACTTTTGTTGCCGACACCAATAATAGCGGCATAATCGGTAAGGTGAAAATTGGTGTGATGTTAGTGTTTAAAAACGCCGATGGCGAGTGGAAACTTTTAGCCCGTCAAGCTTATAAACTTCCACAGTAA
- a CDS encoding phage virion morphogenesis protein — protein sequence MQIDYKFNDKAIQDSIKRLQQLGADMTPITRDIAAVLASESEAAFQKEADPTTGRKWQPLTPKYAAKLAAKGLTGKMLNISKQLMQL from the coding sequence ATGCAAATAGATTATAAGTTTAATGATAAAGCAATTCAGGATAGCATAAAACGTTTGCAGCAACTTGGTGCTGACATGACGCCCATTACTCGTGACATCGCTGCAGTGCTAGCAAGTGAGTCTGAAGCGGCATTTCAAAAAGAAGCCGATCCCACCACGGGTCGGAAGTGGCAGCCGCTCACGCCGAAGTATGCTGCTAAGTTAGCGGCTAAAGGCTTGACAGGTAAGATGCTTAACATTTCTAAACAGCTTATGCAGCTTTAA
- a CDS encoding YfhL family 4Fe-4S dicluster ferredoxin, giving the protein MALKITSKCINCDMCEPECPNEAISMGFDTYEIDPNKCTECVGYYDHSTCQRVCPIQNAIIADPEHEETHDQLLAKFELLKRSS; this is encoded by the coding sequence ATGGCGTTAAAAATAACCAGTAAGTGTATTAATTGTGATATGTGCGAACCTGAGTGCCCGAATGAGGCGATCTCTATGGGGTTTGATACTTATGAGATCGACCCGAATAAATGCACGGAATGTGTTGGTTATTATGATCACTCTACATGCCAGCGTGTTTGTCCGATTCAAAATGCGATAATTGCTGATCCGGAGCATGAGGAGACGCATGATCAGCTTTTAGCAAAATTTGAGTTATTAAAGCGCTCTTCTTAG
- the ispH gene encoding 4-hydroxy-3-methylbut-2-enyl diphosphate reductase: protein MQIILANPRGFCAGVDRAITIVERAIELFGAPVYVRHEVVHNRYVVNRLKQLGAIFIEEISEVPDNTILIFSAHGVSKAVREEAKARHLRIFDATCPLVTKVHMEVARSSYRGEEVILIGHAGHIEVDGTMGQYSNPEGGIYLVESIEDVQQLQVKNEDNLCFTTQTTLSVDDTAEIIAALKARFPHIRSPRKNDICYATTNRQQAVKQLSSQADIVLVVGSKNSSNSNRLAELARRNSKQAYLIDFASDIDPKWISNARRIGVTAGASAPDILVQQVIDYLKSLGCTSLIETDGILENITFEIPKALRIDVKSEQ from the coding sequence ATGCAAATTATTTTAGCTAATCCTCGCGGTTTTTGTGCCGGTGTTGATCGTGCTATCACCATTGTTGAAAGAGCGATTGAACTGTTTGGCGCACCGGTTTATGTTCGCCACGAAGTGGTGCATAATCGCTATGTGGTAAATCGCCTTAAACAACTCGGGGCAATTTTTATCGAAGAGATTAGTGAAGTCCCCGACAACACCATTTTAATCTTTTCAGCACATGGCGTATCAAAAGCCGTTCGAGAAGAGGCGAAAGCTCGTCATCTTCGAATATTCGATGCCACATGCCCACTTGTAACTAAAGTCCATATGGAAGTAGCCAGATCGAGCTATCGAGGCGAAGAGGTTATCTTAATCGGTCATGCCGGACACATCGAAGTAGACGGCACTATGGGGCAATACAGTAATCCCGAAGGGGGTATTTATTTAGTTGAATCTATCGAAGATGTGCAACAATTACAGGTCAAAAATGAAGATAATCTTTGTTTTACCACCCAAACAACCTTATCGGTAGATGATACCGCTGAAATCATTGCCGCCTTAAAAGCACGCTTTCCCCATATCCGAAGCCCACGCAAAAATGATATCTGTTATGCTACAACCAATCGACAACAAGCGGTAAAACAACTGTCATCACAAGCAGACATCGTGTTAGTTGTTGGATCTAAAAATTCATCCAATTCCAATCGATTAGCCGAGCTTGCCAGACGTAACAGCAAACAAGCCTACTTAATTGATTTTGCCTCGGATATCGATCCAAAATGGATAAGCAATGCACGCCGAATCGGCGTAACAGCGGGTGCCTCAGCGCCGGATATATTAGTGCAACAGGTTATCGATTATTTAAAAAGTTTAGGCTGCACATCGTTAATTGAAACCGACGGCATTTTAGAAAACATCACCTTTGAAATTCCCAAAGCGCTTCGCATTGATGTCAAATCTGAGCAATAA
- the lspA gene encoding signal peptidase II, translating to MKKDNGLYWVLLAIVVFIIDIASKFYILDRFELFETVNLLPFFSITYVRNIGAAFSIFEGQRVMLAAIALVISAVIVYMLYRNNRSQKLENLSLSMILGGALGNLFDRLYHGFVVDFLDVNFGNWHYPTFNIADCAICVGIGLFIISSYKKPKKTP from the coding sequence ATGAAAAAAGATAACGGACTTTACTGGGTGTTATTGGCAATAGTCGTTTTCATCATCGATATTGCAAGTAAATTTTATATTTTAGATAGATTTGAACTATTTGAAACAGTCAATCTCTTACCCTTCTTTTCGATCACCTATGTGCGTAACATTGGCGCTGCCTTTAGTATTTTTGAAGGGCAAAGAGTAATGCTGGCTGCTATTGCCTTAGTTATCAGTGCAGTGATTGTGTATATGCTTTATCGCAATAATCGCTCGCAAAAATTAGAAAACCTTTCTCTATCAATGATTTTAGGCGGTGCATTAGGTAACTTATTTGATCGGCTATATCATGGTTTTGTTGTTGATTTTCTCGATGTCAATTTTGGCAATTGGCACTACCCAACGTTTAATATTGCCGATTGCGCAATTTGTGTTGGTATCGGATTGTTTATTATCAGCAGTTATAAAAAACCGAAAAAGACACCATAA